One Candidatus Aquicultor sp. genomic window carries:
- the csrA gene encoding carbon storage regulator CsrA, protein MLVLTRKINERINIGNDIEVFIVEIKDDHVKIGIKAPKNVPIYRQEIYNAILEENQLAATSQASLDNLGDILPKITAEQA, encoded by the coding sequence ATGCTTGTTCTTACAAGGAAAATAAACGAGCGAATAAATATCGGTAATGATATTGAAGTATTCATCGTTGAAATTAAAGACGATCACGTGAAGATAGGTATAAAAGCCCCTAAAAACGTCCCTATATACCGTCAGGAGATATATAATGCAATTCTCGAGGAGAACCAGCTTGCTGCTACCTCGCAGGCGTCCCTCGATAACCTCGGTGACATCCTTCCCAAGATAACCGCCGAGCAGGCTTAA